The nucleotide window ATGCCGGTTTTACTTTCCGCCTTCGGGGGGCTGGCCGGTCTTTCGCGCTACATGCGGGCGAATATGCTGGAGGTGATACGGCAGGACTATATTCTGACGGCCCGGGCGAAGGGGCTTTCGGAAAGAAATGTCATCTACCGGCATGCCCTCCGAAATGCGCTGCTGCCGGTGATTACGATTCTCGGCCTCTCGGTGCCGGGGCTGATCGGGGGGAGTGTTATTTTTGAGACGGTCTTTGCGATTCCCGGCATGGGACAGCTTTTTTATATGGCGGTTATGGCAAGAGATTACCCGGTGGTGATGGGGATTCTTTTCATCGGCGCCGCGCTTACGCTTCTGGGGAATCTGCTTGCCGACGTCTCCTACGCGCTTGCCGACCCCAGAATCCGGGTATCGTGAGGCAAGCTGATGGGGAATGATTTCTGGAAGAGATTCCGTAAAAACAGGATGGCCATGGCGGGGGGGCTCATAGTTGTCTTTTTGTTTATAGTGTCCCTACTGGCGCCGTGGATCGCCACCTGCGATCCGAATGCGATCGACCTGAGAGATGTGCTGGCGCCGCCTTCAATCGGTCACCCCTTCGGCACCGATCAGCTCGGCAGGGACGTTTTTTCCCGGATGATCCATGGGGCGGGGATTTCTCTGAAGGTCGGCTTTGTGGCGACGGGGATCGCCATCCTCATCGGGACAATTCTCGGGGCGCTTGCCGGATATTACGGCCGCTGGGTTGATGCCGTTATCATGCGGTTTGTTGATATCATGCTCTGCTTTCCGACTTTTTTTCTGATTCTGGCCGTGATCGCCTTTCTGGAGCCGTCGATCTGGAACATCATGATCGTCATCGGACTGACCGGCTGGATGGGGGTAACCAGGCTCGTTCGAGCCGATTTCATCTCGCTGAAAGAACGGGATTTTGTGCAGGCTGCCCGGGTTATAGGCGCGGGCGATCTGCGGATTATTTTCCTGCACATCCTGCCGAACGCGATGGCCTCGGTGATCGTGACGGCGACCTTGGGGATAGCGGGGGCGATTCTCACCGAATCGGCGCTGAGCTTTCTGGGAATCGGGGTGCAGCCGCCGACCCCGAGCTGGGGAAACATTCTGACCGCAGGGAAGGACAATATCGACATCGCCTGGTGGCTTTCCCTTTTTCCGGGGCTGGCGATTCTGATCACCGTTTTGGGTTACAATCTGCTGGGGGAAGGGATTCGCGACGAGCTTGATCCGCGCCTGCGAGGTTAATGATAAGGATCTTTACGGGGTAGATATGGGGGAATGGCTTCTGGTTTTGCCGGCATGGCTGAAGGTGGGCGTATCATTTTTGGGGATATTGCTGTTAAACAGGTTCGGCTTTGCGCTCGGGTTTAGCATTTTGTTGTCTTCGATAGTTCTTTCCCTCTGGTCAGGCGCGGGGATGGCCGGTCTTTATTTCCAGTTGGACAACTTTGTCCTGCCAGGGAATTACCTGCTGCCTGTGGTTATCGTCCTTTTGCTCTTGCTGGTTGAAGTTCTCGGAAAGACCGGCCGCATGGAACGGACGATGAGCGCCCTGCAGGCGATGTTTAAAAACAGAAAAACGCTTTTGGCCGGGCTGCCCGCCCTGATCGGCATGCTGCCGATGCCCGGCGGCGCCCTTTTTTCCGCCCCTCTCGTGGCGGCAGTGGATGACAACAGTGAACTTGCGGCTCCGGAAAAAGCTGCCATTAATTACTGGTTTCGCCATATCTGGGAATACTGGTGGCCGATGTATCCTGGCACTATTCTGGCGGTGAAATTCTCGGGACTTTCTTTCACGAAATACATGCTGCTGCAGTTTCCCTTTACGATAGTTACGCTGGTGGGGGGATATTTTTTCCTTCTCCGGAAACTGCCCGCAAAAGAGTCAGTTGTTAAATCATCGTTGCACAGCAAAAAGGAAGATATCTTTTCCGCCCTTGGCCCAATTTCCCTGCTGGTTCTGACGACAATTCTGGGATCGTCCGTTCTTTCCGCCAACGGGGTTTCAAAAACAGTTGCGTCCCTGCTGGCGATGCTTGCCGGGATTATTCTGGCAATAACCGCCTCCCTGAGAGGCAACAGCCTCGCATTTCGGCAATCAATCGGCATCTTCAAACGGCGCAATTTGTGGCTGATGGTGCTTTTGATAATAAGTGTGCAGGTTTTTTCCATTGTTTTGAGATGTCCGCTGGATCAAGCCGGCAGCAGCATCGTTGCCGGCATGCGTGACGAGTTTGTCCGGGCGGGCATTCCCGTTTTTTTAATTATTATTATGGTGCCGTTCATTTCCGGATTGGTCACCGGGGTCGCCTTTGGCTTTGTGGGGGCGAGTTTTCCCATCGTTTTTGCCATTATCGGCGCCGCACCCGCCCCGGGAGTAGTTGCCTCAGCCATTGTGCTGGCTTATTCCAGCGGTTATATCGGGATGATGCTTTCTCCGCTGCATGTCTGTTTTGCCGTTACCTGCGAATACTTCGGCACCCGGATGTCGGGCGTTTACCGTTACCTGGCGGGGCCATCCCTGCTGATTTTCCTGACCGGACTTATTCTTGCAGGGCTTTATCTTACTTTTCTGTGATATTCCGGGGACATAATACCATTGACATAGCCCTTCTAAACTGCTAAACTTTCCAGCATGGTTCGCATTTCGAGAATTATAACTGTCGGTTATCCTCACCATATCACCCAACGCGGCGTCCGTTCTATGGATATTTTCCAAAGTGGTGCGGACCGGCATATCTATTTGCAGTATGTTAAAGAATAGACAGAGCGTTACGGTGTAGAAATTCTCTCCTGGTGCCTCATGACTGGGCGTACTCTTAAGCGAGGGAAACCGGGGAGGCCCGCGAAAAGCAGCTTGGAAATAGGCATTATGTCCCCCGAATAAAAAAGGTGAAAAAGGCTTCATGGTAACCTCGGAGCAGAATGAACTCGGCCTGCAGGCGGAAACCCGGCATCTGAAGGAGATGGTTGGTGCGCTGCGCGAACAGATGGAGAAGATCCGGATCGATGAGCAGGAGCGGCTTCAACGCGCCTTGGCGGCGGCCAACGAGGAAATCGGTCAGCTCAAGAGCATGATCTGCGCCCTGCGGGACGAATTGGAGCGCCGGAAGATCGAATCCGAAGAGCGATGTTCAGCCATTGAACAGGCCGCCCGCGACGAGACTAAGCAGCTTCAGGGGATGATCAGGACGCTTCGGGAGAAATTGGAGACGAAGAAACCATAGGGGCGCTATCCCCCTATTGCGTGGAGGGCCATGAAAATAGATAACCCCCAGAAAAAACAGGCCCCGGGGCCGGAGCAGCGCCGGAAGAGCGGCGAAGCGGAGCTTCTGCTCGACATCTCCAAGACGATCGCCGCGTTTGAGACGCTGGATGAGATCCTGACTTCGCTGGTTGAGATTACAACCCGGGAGCTCAAGGCCGACCGGGGCACCATCTTTCTCAACGACAGCGAAACGGGCGAACTTTACTCCCGCGTCGCCCAGGGCAATTTCCAGCGCGAGATCCGCATCCTGAACGACACCGGCGTCGCCGGTCACGTCTTTACCAGCGGAGAAGGGGTCATCGTGCACGATGCCCACGGGGACCCACACTTCAATCGCTCCATCGATGAACAGACCGGCTATGCAACAAAAATGATCCTCTGCGTCCCGATCCGGACGATCAAGGGGGAGATCATAGGCGTTGCCCAGGCCCTGAACAAGAAGAAAGGCCTTTTCACGAAGGCCGATCAGAAACTGCTGGAAGCGATGACCACGCAGGCCGCCATCGCGCTGCAGAGTACCCAGTTTGTCGAACGGATGAAACAATTCCGCCGGAAGGAGATGGAGTTTTTCAACGTCGTCTCCGAGGTGACCGCCGAGATCGATCTGGGCGCCCTTTTGCAGAAGGTGATGTCCGAGGCTACGCGGATGCTGAACGCCGAGCGGGCCACCCTCTTCCTCAACGACGAGAAGACGAACGAACTTTTCTCCAAGGTTGGGCTGGGACTGGCGGCGACGGAGATCCGTCTGCCGAACCACCTCGGGATTGCGGGGACCGTCTTCACCTCGCGGGAGACGGTTAACATCCCGTACGCCTACGCCGACCTGCGCTTCAACCCCGCCTTCGATAAAAAAACAGGATTCTTCACCCGCTCCATCCTCTGCGTTCCGGTCATCAACAAGGACGGGAAGATCATCGGGGTTACCCAGGTGCTGAACAAGCGGAGTGGCCCCTTCACCACGGAGGACGAATCGCGGTTGAAGGCTTTCACCGCGCAGGTCTCGATTTCGCTCGAGAACGCCAAGCTCTTCGACGACGTCCAGAACATGAAAAACTACAGCGATAGCATGCTGGAGAGCATGTCCAACGGCGTGATCACACTCAATGAAGACGGGAAGATCGTCACCTGCAACGCCGCCGGCCTCCGGATACTCCAGATGACATCCGAGGCGATCCTGAAGCGGAAGGCCACCGATTTCTTCACCGGCGCCAATGGCTGGATCATCGAAAAGATCCGGCATGTCGAGGAAAACGGGAAGCCGGACGTCATCATGGACGCGGAGGCGGAATTTGCGGGAACCCGGATCTCCGTCAACCTGACGCTGCTGCCTCTGGTCAACACCGAAAAGAAGAAGCTGGGTTCGATGATCATCATCGACGACATCACCAATGAAAAGCGGATGAAATCGACCATGTCCCGCTACATGGATCCGGGGCTGACCGATCAGATACTCGAGGGCGGCGAGGAAATCCTGGGCGGCAAGAGCACCCTGGCGACGGTTCTCTTCTCCGACATCCGGGGTTTCACGACGCTGACCGAGGAGTTGGGGGCGCAGGGGACGGTCTCGCTGCTGAACGAATACTTCACGATCATGGTGGACTGCATCCAGAAAGAGGGAGGGATGCTGGATAAGTTCATCGGGGACGCGATCATGGCCGCCTTCGGTGTTCCGATCCCGCATGAAGATGATGAAGACCGGGCCGTACGGGCGGCAATCAGCATGATCCGCGCGCTGCACATCTGGAACCGCCAGCGCGCGGTCGAGGGGAAAAAGCCGGTCGGGATGGGCATCGGCCTCAACACGGATACGATCGTTTCGGGTAACATCGGCTCGCCGAAACGGATGGACTACACACTGATCGGCGATGGCGTGAACCTCGCCTCCCGCCTGGAGAGTCTCTGCAAAACGTACCGTGCGAGCATCCTGATCAGCGAAAACGCCGTCCGGCGTCTGAAGGGGACCTACCGGATCCGCGAAGTGGATCGTGTGCAGGTCAAGGGAAAGACCAACAGCGTCGGAGTCTTCGAGGTACTCGACTACCATACCGAAGAGACCAGCCCCCACCTGATGGAGGTGGTCAACCACTTCCGGGACGGCCTGGCCCTCTACCGCCGGAGGGAGTGGGACAACGCTATTTCCAGATTCAACGATGCCCTCCGCCTGAATCCGGATGAGAATCTTTGCGGGATGTATATCGACCGCTGCATCCATTTCAGGGAGGAGCCGCCGGGCGACGACTGGGACGGCGGCTGGATCATGAAAACAAAATAGTGGGGTCAGGTTTTTAGTTGCTGTTTTCTTTTTGTTCGATAACAGGAGTGGCGACGGAGTCCTCTGGCGGTTCCTCGCGGCGGGAGATTCTCACCTTCAGGATGGCCGTTTCGGTGACCTCTTCGCAGGTCAGGATATAATCCCGCCATTCGACCTGCTCGCCTTTCTGGGGGAATCTGCCGAAGCGATCCAGGATCAGCCCGGCCAGCGTATCGAAGGGCAGACCCTCTTCAACGGCGATGCCTAGATTTTCCTCCATCTCGTTTACCGGAAGCAGCGCATCCACCATCATGCTGCCGTCGGGCAGCTTCTGGACGCGCCGCGTTTCGCCGACGTCATGTTCGTCCTCTATTTCCCCGACGAGTTCCTCGAGCAGATCCTCCGTTGTCACCAGACCGCTCATGATTCCGTATTCATCAACCACCAGCGCCATCTGGATGCGTTTTTTCTGCATCTCCCGCAGCAGGCTGCTCACCTTTTTCCCTTCCGGGACGAAAAGCGGGGTCCGCATTATTTTTGCGAGGTCAATTTCCTTGCCGGAGCAGAGGTTGCCAATAAGGATGTCTTTCGTGTGGACAAACCCGATCACATGGTCCATGTCGTCCTTGAAAACAGGGTAACGGGAGTACATGTTTTCGTGGACAACGCGGACAATCTCATCGCTGGGGAGCTCCCGGTCGATGGCGACGATACGCGTTCGCGGCACCATGACCTCTCTTACAGTGGTGTGGGAAAATTCGAAGACGTTTTCTATGTAGGTATGTTCCGTTTCGGTAAGGGCGCCGGTTTCACTCCCCTCGGACAGCACCTGCTGCACTTCCTCGCGGGTTACAAAGGCCTGTCCGTCTTTAGGCTTGATTCTCAAAAGCCGGAGGGCGGTCCGGTTGGAAAAGGTCAGGAAACGGACAATTATATTCGCCGCAAGCGAGATGAAATGAATCGGCCGGACGACGTTCAGGGCAATCTTTTCGGAATACTGCAAACCGATTGTCTTGGGCGCCAATTCACCGAACACCAGAAAAAGATAGGAAATTAAAACCACAACTATTGCGATCGAGAGAGGTTCTGCGGCATTGCTGATAAAAGGGACCGGCACGGATTGAAGCAGAGGCCGCAGATACTGGATTGCCGCCGAACCTCCCAGCGCAGAGGCGAGTGAACCGACGACGGTAACGCCGATCTGGATGGTGGCAAGAAAGCTGTGCGGCTCCTTCTGCACCTGCTCTACGAGTTTGGCGTTCTTGTTCCCAGTGGCGGCGATGCTGGAGATTTTACTCCTTCTGCTGGAAAGTACCGCCAGCTCCGCGGCGGCAAAAAAGCCGTTGATTATGATCAGGATAAAAATGACTGCAAGCTCGCTTAAAACTGGTTCCAAGGCTATGTCTCTCCCCACATGATCAAGACCGTATAAAGGCCAGGCTTTTTCCATGCTGCAATTAAAGTATTAACGATTTTTCTCCACGATTAATATGCTTTCCTTTAACATGATTAGCATTTTCATCCTTCTTTGTGATGGCGTAACGTCATGACTTTTTCTTTCCGCGCAACAGAAACAGAATTTTTTCATGATACCAGGAGCCAAGAATGGTAATAACTACTCCCACTGCGATTACTGTTGCCAGCGCGCCGGTATGGTTGCTTCTCGCGTAGCTGCCGCTTAATGAAAGCAGGATCGTGCCGGTAAGGCGGCCGGTTGCGCAGATAAGTATAAATGTCGATGCCTTAAGCCTGCTGAGGCCGATTATGTACGACAGGATATCTTTCGGAAAACCGGGGATAAAAAAGAGGATGAAAATGACCGGTATTCCCTTATGTTCAATAAAATAGTCATATTTTTGGATCGTGGCGGGACTGATTATTTTCTCGACGAAGGGCTGACCCAACCATCGGGCCAGGAAAAAGGCAAGCAGGGAGCCGATCGACAGGCCGATGATCGAGTAGAGCGTCCCCAGGAAGGGTCCGTATAGATATCCCCCGATGAAACCGCTGAGCTCGCCGGGGATCGGGGCAATCAGAACCTGGAGAATCTGCAACCCGATGAAAATGGCTACCGAAAGCGGACCGAACGA belongs to Syntrophales bacterium and includes:
- a CDS encoding ABC transporter permease translates to MGNDFWKRFRKNRMAMAGGLIVVFLFIVSLLAPWIATCDPNAIDLRDVLAPPSIGHPFGTDQLGRDVFSRMIHGAGISLKVGFVATGIAILIGTILGALAGYYGRWVDAVIMRFVDIMLCFPTFFLILAVIAFLEPSIWNIMIVIGLTGWMGVTRLVRADFISLKERDFVQAARVIGAGDLRIIFLHILPNAMASVIVTATLGIAGAILTESALSFLGIGVQPPTPSWGNILTAGKDNIDIAWWLSLFPGLAILITVLGYNLLGEGIRDELDPRLRG
- a CDS encoding DUF401 family protein, which codes for MIRACEVNDKDLYGVDMGEWLLVLPAWLKVGVSFLGILLLNRFGFALGFSILLSSIVLSLWSGAGMAGLYFQLDNFVLPGNYLLPVVIVLLLLLVEVLGKTGRMERTMSALQAMFKNRKTLLAGLPALIGMLPMPGGALFSAPLVAAVDDNSELAAPEKAAINYWFRHIWEYWWPMYPGTILAVKFSGLSFTKYMLLQFPFTIVTLVGGYFFLLRKLPAKESVVKSSLHSKKEDIFSALGPISLLVLTTILGSSVLSANGVSKTVASLLAMLAGIILAITASLRGNSLAFRQSIGIFKRRNLWLMVLLIISVQVFSIVLRCPLDQAGSSIVAGMRDEFVRAGIPVFLIIIMVPFISGLVTGVAFGFVGASFPIVFAIIGAAPAPGVVASAIVLAYSSGYIGMMLSPLHVCFAVTCEYFGTRMSGVYRYLAGPSLLIFLTGLILAGLYLTFL
- a CDS encoding GAF domain-containing protein; translation: MKIDNPQKKQAPGPEQRRKSGEAELLLDISKTIAAFETLDEILTSLVEITTRELKADRGTIFLNDSETGELYSRVAQGNFQREIRILNDTGVAGHVFTSGEGVIVHDAHGDPHFNRSIDEQTGYATKMILCVPIRTIKGEIIGVAQALNKKKGLFTKADQKLLEAMTTQAAIALQSTQFVERMKQFRRKEMEFFNVVSEVTAEIDLGALLQKVMSEATRMLNAERATLFLNDEKTNELFSKVGLGLAATEIRLPNHLGIAGTVFTSRETVNIPYAYADLRFNPAFDKKTGFFTRSILCVPVINKDGKIIGVTQVLNKRSGPFTTEDESRLKAFTAQVSISLENAKLFDDVQNMKNYSDSMLESMSNGVITLNEDGKIVTCNAAGLRILQMTSEAILKRKATDFFTGANGWIIEKIRHVEENGKPDVIMDAEAEFAGTRISVNLTLLPLVNTEKKKLGSMIIIDDITNEKRMKSTMSRYMDPGLTDQILEGGEEILGGKSTLATVLFSDIRGFTTLTEELGAQGTVSLLNEYFTIMVDCIQKEGGMLDKFIGDAIMAAFGVPIPHEDDEDRAVRAAISMIRALHIWNRQRAVEGKKPVGMGIGLNTDTIVSGNIGSPKRMDYTLIGDGVNLASRLESLCKTYRASILISENAVRRLKGTYRIREVDRVQVKGKTNSVGVFEVLDYHTEETSPHLMEVVNHFRDGLALYRRREWDNAISRFNDALRLNPDENLCGMYIDRCIHFREEPPGDDWDGGWIMKTK
- a CDS encoding hemolysin family protein — its product is MEPVLSELAVIFILIIINGFFAAAELAVLSSRRSKISSIAATGNKNAKLVEQVQKEPHSFLATIQIGVTVVGSLASALGGSAAIQYLRPLLQSVPVPFISNAAEPLSIAIVVVLISYLFLVFGELAPKTIGLQYSEKIALNVVRPIHFISLAANIIVRFLTFSNRTALRLLRIKPKDGQAFVTREEVQQVLSEGSETGALTETEHTYIENVFEFSHTTVREVMVPRTRIVAIDRELPSDEIVRVVHENMYSRYPVFKDDMDHVIGFVHTKDILIGNLCSGKEIDLAKIMRTPLFVPEGKKVSSLLREMQKKRIQMALVVDEYGIMSGLVTTEDLLEELVGEIEDEHDVGETRRVQKLPDGSMMVDALLPVNEMEENLGIAVEEGLPFDTLAGLILDRFGRFPQKGEQVEWRDYILTCEEVTETAILKVRISRREEPPEDSVATPVIEQKENSN
- a CDS encoding TVP38/TMEM64 family protein; this translates as MSRGILIKIFLLIIFILLCIFFFIHFDLYNFFKDRERVTGFINSFGPLSVAIFIGLQILQVLIAPIPGELSGFIGGYLYGPFLGTLYSIIGLSIGSLLAFFLARWLGQPFVEKIISPATIQKYDYFIEHKGIPVIFILFFIPGFPKDILSYIIGLSRLKASTFILICATGRLTGTILLSLSGSYARSNHTGALATVIAVGVVITILGSWYHEKILFLLRGKKKS